The following coding sequences are from one Clarias gariepinus isolate MV-2021 ecotype Netherlands chromosome 19, CGAR_prim_01v2, whole genome shotgun sequence window:
- the LOC128508092 gene encoding polyadenylate-binding protein 1-like 2 — translation MNTKSEKAILYVGALHDHVTESMLFKRFRPAGPIRFIQICRDNKTVSSLIHAYVNFKYRADAERAMVKLNYECLMGQPMRIMWAQRHLTRGSTCVGNLFIENVDKSIDSMGLFELFPISKKDEGYEEEPKGYSFLHF, via the exons ATGAACACAAAGTCTGAGAaggctatactgtatgtgggtgCGCTGCACGACCATGTGACAGAGTCCATGCTCTTTAAAAGATTTAGACCTGCAGGGCCCATTCGCTTCATCCAGATCTGCAGGGACAACAAGACAGTCTCCTCACTCATCCATGCATATGTCAACTTCAAGTATCGGGCCGATG CTGAGCGAGCAATGGTAAAGCTCAATTATGAGTGCCTGATGGGACAGCCCATGAGGATCATGTGGGCTCAGAGACATCTGACCCGGGGATCTACCTGCGTCGGAAACCTGTTCATCGAAAACGTGGACAAGTCCATTGACAGCATGGGtctttttgaactttttcccatctctaaaaAG GATGAAGGTTATGAGGAGGAGCCAAAAGGGTACAGTTTCCTCCATTTTTAG
- the rin1a gene encoding ras and Rab interactor 2: MQEDPVYDYPDAHPVGEKKTGPQRGSLKSISVLDRLLLTYPVWLQLSINSATALHILQREPPGTFLVRKSSTSQKKMLCLRLADDSVPSFVKQFVIREKDSTFSLESSAISFPDLCRLIAFYCISRDVLPFTLELPEAIAKASSHKQLESISHMGVEFWSSQLNFRGPRGDPPPVHDASVLPNPKPQPSTTSTSTSSTLFQEFCPIHTRSPSELDLGAGQGALCFINPLFLQEHPIRGAMHKRHHFKRSIKVRVSTETTSSLSPPISPPPPPPLHAKDKYKEKKLEQTEVVQTNEDKSHVKVAEEDSDYLQPCLALPKKNSTIVTPSLSPTAEEDYQSPKALVQEQKITVESEEENEDEDIRLVLEKRMAPSLSELDSSSSLSSLEETEESPQRPPLTRNISNPIVPSHPPHQSVSALRKMSAAFVSFFVPGKRVIRLIEELSHDRRMAFGSLVQDFLREQREAVKSRCLKTTVELLQGLRLFINQAKAFLLECGELEPPIETLVPEDEKDQTLEKALFRCVLKPLKGQIDTALYNIRKHDGSFKRLAESMKRARDASPKNLFGVQVAVPDAQGIEKIKHKVSLMRCAYSPIDKVVLLLQICKLIYKAMKTNTGQEFGADDFLPALSYVIVQCNMPELSLEVEYMMELLETSWLTGEGGYYLTSVYASLSYIQSEPEAVPSSRLTHQVKESLKEWSHRRSTESKNDIKQRFVKVLFQDGECSLVKTLQWKAGVSGEALAQLCASKFGVDQPDEYSLYWRSSEKLTAVPPDAQIQDLQNMGTSSAPLIYQHSCQEMKSSKLTRGGALDLSGEASEM; encoded by the exons ATGCAGGAGGACCCTGTGTATGACTATCCAGATGCCCATCCAGTAGGAGAGAAGAAAACAGGTCCTCAGCGAGGCTCCTTGAAGAGCATCAGTGTGCTGGACCGCCTGCTGCTCACATACCCCGTATGGCTGCAGTTGTCCATCAACTCGGCCACAGCACTTCACATCCTACAGCGTGAACCCCCTGGG ACTTTCCTGGTCCGGAAGTCTAGTACATCCCAGAAGAAAATGCTTTGTCTCAGGCTTGCAGATGACAGTGTGCCATCTTTTGTCAAACAGTTTGTCATCCGAGAGAAGGACTCAA CCTTTTCTTTGGAGAGCTCAGCTATCAGTTTCCCAGATCTTTGTAGACTCATTGCCTTCTACTGTATCAGCCG GGATGTTCTTCCGTTCACTTTGGAGTTGCCAGAGGCCATTGCCAAGGCTTCATCACACAAACAGTTGGAATCCATCTCTCATATGGGTGTGG AGTTCTGGAGTTCTCAGTTAAACTTTCGCGGGCCTCGCGGCGATCCTCCACCAGTACATGATGCATCTGTACTCCCAAATCCTAAACCACAACCATCGACCACATCTACTAGCACCAGTTCAACATTGTTCCAGGAGTTCTGCCCAATACACACCAGAAGTCCCTCTGAACTTGATTTGGGAGCAGGGCAGGGAGCTTTATGCTTCATCAACCCACTATTCCTTCAAGAGCATCCCATTCGTGGTGCCATGCACAAGCGTCATCACTTTAAACGCAGCATCAAAGTTCGAGTCTCCACTGAAACCACCAGTTCACTCTCACCCCCTATCTCcccaccaccacctccacccCTACATGCCAAAGACAAgtataaagaaaagaaactgGAACAAACTGAAGTGGTTCAGACCAACGAGGATAAGAGCCATGTTAAAGTTGCTGAGGAAGATTCAGATTATCTACAGCCTTGTCTTGCTCTCCCAAAGAAGAATTCCACAATAGTCACCCCATCCCTCTCGCCTACAGCTGAAGAGGACTACCAGTCGCCCAAAGCACTTGTGCAG GAACAAAAAATCACTGTGGAAAgtgaagaagaaaatgaagatgaAGACATCAGATTAGTACTTGAGAAAAGAATGGCTCCATCCCTCAGCGAGTTGGACAGCAGCAGCTCCCTTAGCAGCCTTGAGGAGACAGAGGAGAGTCCTCAGAGGCCGCCCCTCACGCGCAATATCAGTAACCCTATCGTCCCATCTCATCCTCCTCACCAGTCTGTTTCGGCTCTGCGAAAGATGAGTGCGGCCTTTGTGTCCTTCTTTGTGCCAGGGAAGAGAGTCATACGGCTGATCGAAGAGCTTTCTCATGACAGGCGGATGGCATTCGGGTCTCTGGTGCAGGACTTCTTGAGGGAGCAAAGGGAAGCGGTAAAATCACGGTGCCTGAAAACTACTGTGGAGCTGCTGCAGGGTTTACGTCTCTTTATCAATCAAGCTAAAGCTTTCCTTTTGGAGTGTGGAGAGCTTGAGCCCCCTATTGAAACCTTAGTGCCTGAGGATGAGAAAG ATCAGACTCTGGAAAAAGCCTTGTTTCGCTGTGTGCTGAAACCTCTCAAAGGGCAGATAGATACAGCACTCTATAATATCCGCAAGCATGATGGCTCCTTTAAGAGGCTGGCTGAAAGTATGAAGAGAGCCAGAGATGCTTCACCAAAAAACCTTTTTGGAGTACAGGTGGCCGTACCTGATGCTCAGGGCATTGAGAAGATAAAGCACAAGGTGTCTCTCATGAGATGTGCCTATTCACCCATAGATAAAGTAGTTCTGCTTCTACAGATCTGTAAGCTCATCTATAAAGCCATGAAGACCAATACTG GACAGGAATTTGGAGCTGATGACTTCCTTCCAGCTCTTTCCTATGTGATAGTGCAGTGCAACATGCCTGAGCTTTCTCTAGAGGTGGAGTACATGATGGAGCTCCTGGAAACCTCTTGGCTCACAGGAGAGG gtGGATACTATCTGACCAGTGTTTACGCCAGTCTTAGCTATATACAGAGTGAACCAGAAGCTGTGCCTTCCAGTAGACTTACCCATCAGGTCAAAGAATCCCTGAAGGAGTGGAGCCACCGTCGTAGTACGGAGTCCAAGAATGACATAAAACAG AGGTTTGTAAAGGTGCTGTTCCAAGATGGAGAGTGCAGTTTGGTGAAGACATTGCAATGGAAGGCAGGGGTCAGTGGAGAAGCTCTGGCACAACTCTGCGCCAGCAAATTTGGAGTGGACCAGCCAGACGAATACAGCCTGTACTGGAGAAGCAGTGAAAAGTTAACAGCAGTTCCTCCAGATGCTCAGATTCAGGACCTGCAGAACATGGGTACGAGCAGTGCTCCACTTATTTACCAGCACTCGTGCCAGGAAATGAAATCTAGTAAGTTGACCAGAGGTGGTGCTTTGGACCTTTCCGGAGAAGCCTCAGAAATGTGA